In Zobellia roscoffensis, the following are encoded in one genomic region:
- a CDS encoding DUF2339 domain-containing protein, with protein sequence MPNHQDRIDQLNQKLELLLSKQEGFAKELMALYKEIEAVKKLSPDQLAAKKVLPESTVEKPEAPEIPDAVVSTESKQEEIKKTTEVPIEPPTAEPVTQSATPKKIQKPKAKSNLEKFIGENLINKIGIAITVIGVAIGAKYSIENELISPLTRIILGYLSGLALLGFGIKLKTKYENYSAVLVSGALAILYFITFAAYSFYELFPQLMAFALMLVFTVFGVVAALNYNKQVIAHIGLVGAYAVPFLLSNNSGNVSTLFAYMAIINVGILVISFKKYWKPLFYSAFIFTYLIYASWMIFSYKTSEHFTLAFIYLTIFFAIFYAAFLAYKLIKKEQFLKSDIVLLLLNSFIFFGLGYNLLSGHETGKDLLGAFTLANAIIHFAVSIVLFKKKLADKNLFHLVAGLVLVFITIAVPVQLDGNWVTLLWTLQAALLFYIGRTKDVSFYEYLSYPLMVLALTSLTEDWSIGYESYYSHNDLKSILNSYFLTSVLFLAAFGFINWINQKFRISSQEKPAPKLPVVMSFVIPIILLLVSYMSIYLEIELYWNNLFADSEVIIKPDDTYDYSEHNYDLKDLASIWLFNFTFFFVALLAFVNIKKIKNRILGISTLVTGVAVSFLFLTAGLYILSELRESYIDRELSEYYEIGTMNIIIRYVSFAFFALLWVALVKLSKRAFMNMNLKIPIEIITHISILWILSSELLNWMDLAGSDQSYKLGLSILWGVYALLLIGLGIYKQRKYLRIGAISLFGVTLAKLFLYDIASLNTISKTIVFVSLGVLLLIISFLYNKYKNVISDETEK encoded by the coding sequence ATGCCCAACCACCAAGACCGAATAGATCAGCTAAACCAAAAGCTTGAGCTACTTCTTAGCAAACAAGAAGGATTCGCCAAAGAATTAATGGCGCTCTACAAAGAAATTGAAGCTGTAAAGAAACTTAGCCCAGATCAACTTGCTGCCAAAAAAGTCCTTCCTGAGTCTACCGTAGAAAAACCAGAAGCTCCTGAAATTCCAGATGCAGTTGTATCTACTGAAAGTAAACAGGAGGAAATTAAAAAAACTACGGAAGTTCCTATTGAACCTCCTACAGCAGAACCAGTAACACAGTCGGCAACACCTAAAAAAATACAAAAACCAAAGGCTAAATCTAATCTTGAAAAATTCATAGGTGAAAACCTAATTAATAAAATTGGTATTGCCATAACCGTTATTGGCGTGGCTATCGGTGCCAAATATTCTATTGAGAACGAATTGATCAGTCCGCTTACTCGCATTATTTTAGGATATCTTTCAGGTTTAGCTCTGTTAGGATTTGGTATAAAACTGAAAACCAAATATGAAAATTATAGCGCCGTTTTGGTGAGCGGAGCATTAGCCATTCTCTATTTTATCACTTTTGCAGCCTACAGTTTTTATGAATTGTTTCCACAATTAATGGCCTTTGCCCTGATGCTTGTTTTCACTGTTTTTGGGGTAGTTGCGGCATTAAACTATAACAAACAGGTTATTGCACATATTGGTCTTGTAGGTGCCTATGCCGTTCCATTTTTGTTGAGTAATAATTCAGGAAACGTATCTACCTTATTTGCCTATATGGCAATCATTAACGTAGGGATTCTCGTTATTTCATTCAAAAAATACTGGAAACCTTTATTTTATTCGGCATTTATATTTACCTATTTAATCTATGCTTCATGGATGATTTTCTCCTATAAAACATCGGAGCATTTTACGCTTGCCTTTATTTATCTAACCATATTCTTTGCCATTTTTTATGCAGCTTTTCTAGCTTATAAATTGATTAAGAAAGAACAATTCCTGAAAAGCGACATTGTATTACTCCTTTTAAATTCTTTTATTTTCTTTGGTTTAGGATATAATCTTTTAAGCGGTCATGAGACTGGAAAGGACTTATTGGGCGCCTTTACGTTGGCAAATGCCATTATCCATTTTGCGGTAAGCATTGTCTTGTTCAAGAAAAAACTAGCCGATAAAAATCTATTTCATTTAGTTGCGGGCTTAGTACTGGTATTTATAACTATTGCCGTACCTGTGCAGTTAGATGGGAATTGGGTTACTTTATTATGGACGTTACAAGCAGCTTTACTTTTTTATATAGGTCGCACTAAGGACGTTTCCTTTTACGAATATTTGTCGTACCCTCTTATGGTATTGGCACTTACAAGCCTTACCGAAGATTGGAGTATAGGCTATGAAAGCTACTATTCACACAATGATTTAAAATCCATATTGAATAGTTACTTTTTAACCTCTGTCTTATTTTTAGCTGCTTTTGGCTTCATTAATTGGATAAATCAGAAATTCAGGATTTCGTCACAAGAAAAACCTGCCCCTAAACTACCAGTGGTTATGTCTTTTGTGATTCCCATTATTTTACTACTTGTTTCTTATATGTCCATTTACTTAGAAATTGAGCTATACTGGAATAACTTATTTGCAGATTCAGAAGTAATTATAAAGCCCGACGATACCTACGACTATTCCGAGCACAATTACGATTTAAAAGATTTAGCTAGTATCTGGCTTTTTAACTTCACCTTTTTCTTTGTAGCCCTATTAGCTTTTGTAAACATCAAAAAGATAAAAAATAGAATTCTGGGTATTAGCACTCTAGTGACAGGTGTTGCCGTTAGTTTCCTTTTTCTAACTGCGGGACTCTATATTTTGAGTGAATTACGTGAAAGCTATATAGACCGTGAACTTTCTGAATACTATGAAATTGGCACAATGAATATTATTATTAGGTATGTTTCATTTGCATTTTTTGCTTTGCTATGGGTTGCACTCGTTAAACTATCCAAACGTGCATTTATGAATATGAACTTAAAAATTCCTATTGAAATCATAACGCACATTTCTATTCTATGGATTCTTAGCAGTGAATTATTAAATTGGATGGATCTAGCAGGTTCTGACCAATCTTATAAACTAGGTCTTAGCATACTGTGGGGTGTATATGCGCTACTGCTCATTGGCCTTGGCATATACAAACAACGAAAATACCTTCGGATTGGCGCTATTTCATTATTTGGCGTTACCCTTGCCAAGCTCTTTTTATATGACATAGCATCGCTTAATACCATTTCAAAAACTATTGTTTTTGTCTCTCTGGGTGTTCTGCTTCTTATAATCTCTTTTCTATACAACAAATACAAAAATGTTATTTCAGATGAAACTGAAAAATAA
- a CDS encoding DUF3999 family protein encodes MKLKNKLLIFFGLWSCSMAFGQLSTYEYKQELKGVSEQWHTVPLPNQVFNEANDALSDIRIYGVTEKDTLEAPYILKIASEKNSTKETAFKLLNTASNKEGYYYTYEIPTTEPINQINLQFNQTNFNWHIVLEGSQTQNKWFQILDEYRILSIKNEQTNYNFSTLNFPLSKYRYYRLLIKSKVKPELNQAKISLDGSVNASYNTYPTTFMNITQKGKTTVVDIDVNQRLPISFLKLNVLDKVDYYRPITLQYISDSIQTEKGLKYTYRNLYRGTLSSIDTIGFKFTSTLAQKLRVIVENNDNQALQIESATVKGYTHELLIRFDNEAYYFLVYGNKNAQRPQYDIQQITSSIPENAPSLDLGDAQEISKPKKNVEKPLFESKTWLWLVMGIVVVVLGWFTLRMMAKR; translated from the coding sequence ATGAAACTGAAAAATAAACTACTGATCTTCTTCGGATTATGGTCTTGCTCCATGGCTTTTGGTCAACTCTCTACGTATGAGTACAAGCAAGAATTAAAAGGTGTTTCCGAACAATGGCATACCGTACCCTTACCCAATCAGGTATTTAATGAAGCAAATGATGCCCTTTCGGACATTCGCATTTATGGCGTAACCGAAAAAGACACCCTTGAAGCGCCATATATTCTCAAAATAGCTTCTGAAAAGAATAGTACAAAAGAAACGGCATTTAAACTTTTGAATACCGCTTCCAATAAGGAAGGTTATTACTACACTTATGAAATTCCCACTACGGAACCCATAAACCAAATAAATCTTCAGTTTAACCAAACCAATTTTAATTGGCACATTGTTCTTGAAGGCAGTCAAACTCAAAACAAGTGGTTTCAAATACTGGATGAATATCGCATTCTCTCCATTAAAAATGAACAAACCAATTACAACTTTAGCACTTTAAACTTCCCTTTATCCAAGTACAGATACTATCGTTTACTTATTAAGAGCAAGGTAAAACCAGAATTAAACCAAGCAAAAATAAGCTTGGATGGTTCTGTGAACGCTTCGTATAACACCTACCCAACTACCTTTATGAATATTACTCAAAAAGGTAAAACCACGGTTGTAGATATTGATGTAAACCAAAGATTACCCATAAGTTTCTTAAAATTGAATGTATTGGACAAGGTAGATTATTACAGACCAATAACCCTTCAATATATATCAGACAGCATTCAAACAGAAAAAGGCCTAAAATACACCTACAGAAATCTTTACAGAGGCACACTATCCTCAATTGATACTATAGGTTTTAAATTTACCAGCACACTAGCACAAAAACTCAGAGTTATTGTTGAAAACAATGACAATCAAGCATTACAGATAGAATCCGCTACGGTAAAAGGGTACACCCATGAACTACTTATCCGTTTTGATAATGAGGCCTATTATTTTTTAGTTTATGGCAATAAAAATGCACAACGTCCTCAGTATGACATTCAACAAATAACATCTTCTATTCCTGAAAATGCACCTTCTCTAGATTTGGGTGATGCTCAAGAAATTTCAAAGCCGAAAAAGAATGTGGAAAAACCATTATTTGAAAGCAAGACTTGGCTTTGGCTCGTAATGGGTATTGTAGTTGTAGTTTTGGGCTGGTTTACTTTACGAATGATGGCAAAAAGGTAA
- the recQ gene encoding DNA helicase RecQ, which translates to MAKDKNVLKKTDLHASLKKHFGFSEFKGLQEGVVTSLLEGNNTFAIMPTGGGKSLCYQLPALMKEGTAIVVSPLIALMKNQVDAIRGISDQFGIAHVLNSSLTKTEVRQVKQDIRDGITKLLYVAPESLTKEEYIEFLQSVELSFVAVDEAHCISEWGHDFRPEYRNLRNIVNRLNENIAIIALTATATPKVQEDIIKNLGITDATTFKASFNRPNLFYEVRPKTANVDSDIIRFVKKNTGKSGIIYCLSRKRVEELAQVLQVNGVSAVPYHAGFDAKTRSKYQDMFLMEDVDVVVATIAFGMGIDKPDVRFVIHHDIPKSIESYYQETGRAGRDDGEGHCLAFYAYKDIEKLEKFMSNKPVAEQEIGNALLQEVVAYAETSMSRRKFMLHYFGEEFDDVNGDGADMDDNTRNPKEKQEARENVIKLIKVVKATHEKFKSKEVVRTLLGKVNALITSHKSDEKEEFGIGKDKDKEYWMALIRQTLVAGLLKKEIEQYGILCVTDEGKAYLKSPESFMMTVDHTYTKEGNDAIVSAAKAGVSDEKLLKQLKNLRKSQADKLGVPPFVVFQDPSLEDMAMKYPVTQEELTTIYGVGEGKAKKYGKPFIAFIASYVEENEIIRPDDLVVKSTGANSALKLYIIQNVDRKLPLSDIASAKGIEIPQLIKEMEQIVFSGTKLNLDYWIDEVLDEDQQEEIHDYFLEAETDDLEEAMKEFDGDYEDEELRLYRLKFISEVAN; encoded by the coding sequence ATGGCAAAAGATAAAAATGTTTTGAAAAAAACTGATTTGCATGCTTCGTTAAAAAAACATTTCGGTTTTTCTGAATTTAAGGGTTTGCAGGAGGGTGTTGTTACGAGCCTTTTAGAAGGAAACAACACTTTTGCTATAATGCCTACGGGTGGAGGTAAATCACTTTGTTACCAACTTCCGGCATTAATGAAAGAAGGTACGGCCATTGTGGTTTCGCCTTTAATAGCATTAATGAAAAATCAGGTAGATGCTATAAGAGGTATTTCCGATCAGTTTGGTATTGCCCACGTACTCAATTCTTCATTAACAAAAACGGAGGTTAGGCAGGTTAAACAAGATATCAGAGATGGTATTACAAAGCTTTTGTACGTTGCACCGGAATCATTGACCAAAGAGGAGTATATTGAATTTCTTCAATCTGTAGAGCTGTCTTTTGTAGCTGTAGATGAGGCACATTGTATTTCTGAATGGGGCCATGATTTTAGACCAGAGTATAGAAATTTAAGGAATATTGTCAATAGATTAAATGAAAATATTGCGATAATTGCACTTACTGCTACCGCTACTCCAAAGGTTCAAGAAGATATTATTAAAAATTTAGGCATAACTGATGCCACCACGTTTAAAGCGTCTTTCAATAGACCCAACCTTTTTTATGAGGTACGTCCTAAAACAGCCAATGTTGATTCTGATATTATCCGTTTCGTAAAGAAAAATACAGGAAAATCCGGAATTATATATTGTTTGAGCAGAAAGCGTGTGGAAGAATTGGCACAAGTGCTTCAGGTAAACGGAGTTAGTGCTGTACCTTATCACGCAGGTTTTGACGCAAAAACCCGTTCAAAATATCAAGATATGTTCTTGATGGAAGATGTAGATGTAGTTGTTGCTACTATTGCTTTTGGGATGGGTATAGATAAGCCGGATGTTCGTTTTGTGATTCATCATGATATACCTAAAAGTATTGAGAGTTACTATCAAGAAACGGGTAGGGCAGGTAGAGATGATGGTGAAGGGCATTGTTTAGCGTTCTACGCGTACAAGGATATAGAGAAGCTGGAAAAATTCATGTCTAATAAACCGGTTGCTGAACAAGAAATTGGTAATGCTTTGTTGCAGGAGGTTGTAGCCTATGCAGAAACATCTATGTCACGTAGAAAATTCATGCTTCATTATTTTGGAGAAGAGTTTGATGATGTGAATGGTGATGGAGCAGATATGGATGATAATACCAGAAATCCAAAAGAGAAACAAGAGGCTAGAGAAAATGTAATTAAGCTTATAAAAGTAGTGAAGGCTACTCATGAAAAGTTTAAATCTAAAGAAGTTGTACGAACCCTTTTAGGAAAGGTGAATGCCTTGATTACATCTCATAAATCAGATGAAAAAGAGGAGTTTGGAATAGGTAAGGATAAAGATAAAGAGTACTGGATGGCATTAATACGCCAGACGCTAGTTGCCGGTCTTCTAAAAAAGGAGATAGAGCAGTATGGAATATTGTGTGTAACAGATGAGGGTAAAGCGTATTTAAAGTCGCCTGAGTCTTTTATGATGACGGTGGATCATACGTATACCAAAGAGGGGAACGATGCTATTGTAAGTGCGGCAAAAGCAGGAGTTTCTGATGAAAAGCTGTTGAAACAACTTAAGAATTTGCGTAAAAGTCAAGCGGATAAGCTTGGAGTGCCTCCATTTGTAGTTTTTCAAGATCCATCGTTGGAAGATATGGCAATGAAATATCCTGTAACTCAAGAAGAACTTACCACTATTTATGGTGTAGGTGAAGGAAAAGCCAAAAAATATGGAAAACCTTTTATTGCATTTATAGCAAGTTATGTTGAAGAGAATGAGATTATTAGGCCAGATGATCTTGTAGTAAAAAGTACTGGTGCAAACTCTGCTCTTAAATTATACATTATACAAAATGTTGACCGCAAACTGCCATTAAGTGATATTGCATCAGCAAAAGGAATTGAGATTCCTCAGCTAATTAAGGAAATGGAACAGATTGTTTTTAGCGGGACAAAGCTGAATTTAGATTACTGGATTGATGAAGTGCTTGATGAGGATCAACAAGAAGAAATCCATGATTATTTCTTAGAAGCCGAAACCGATGACCTCGAAGAAGCCATGAAAGAGTTTGATGGGGATTATGAAGACGAAGAGCTACGCTTATACCGACTGAAATTCATTAGTGAGGTAGCGAATTAA
- the rluF gene encoding 23S rRNA pseudouridine(2604) synthase RluF, with protein sequence MQEPKQTRINKYLSEVGYCSRRAADKLIDQGRVTINGKVPEMGTKITDGDEVHVDGKLISEPKDKPVYLAFNKPIGIVCTTDTRVEKDNIIDYINYPKRIFPIGRLDKPSEGLIFLTNDGDIVNKILRARNHHEKEYLVTVDHAITSDFIERMQNGVPILDTVTRKCKVEQIGKYEFKIILTQGLNRQIRRMCEYLNYNVERLKRIRIMNITLDIPVGKWRDLTNAELEEINRLVSSSSKTHS encoded by the coding sequence GTGCAAGAACCCAAGCAGACCCGAATTAACAAATACCTAAGTGAAGTTGGCTATTGTTCACGCCGCGCGGCTGATAAACTAATTGATCAAGGCCGTGTAACTATAAACGGAAAGGTGCCAGAAATGGGCACGAAAATTACTGATGGTGATGAAGTTCATGTAGATGGTAAATTAATTTCCGAACCAAAAGATAAACCTGTCTATCTAGCTTTTAACAAACCTATTGGCATTGTCTGCACGACTGACACGAGAGTTGAAAAAGACAATATTATTGATTACATCAATTATCCAAAACGGATTTTTCCAATTGGCAGACTGGATAAACCCAGTGAGGGCCTTATTTTCCTTACCAATGACGGCGATATTGTCAACAAAATTCTACGTGCTCGCAACCATCACGAAAAGGAATATTTAGTTACTGTTGACCACGCTATTACTTCAGATTTTATAGAGCGTATGCAAAATGGCGTTCCTATTCTAGATACCGTGACTCGCAAATGTAAAGTGGAGCAAATAGGTAAATATGAATTCAAAATAATACTAACACAAGGTCTGAATAGACAGATCAGACGCATGTGCGAATATCTTAACTACAATGTGGAACGATTAAAACGGATACGTATAATGAACATTACATTAGACATTCCCGTTGGGAAATGGCGAGACTTGACCAATGCTGAACTAGAGGAAATAAACAGACTCGTATCTTCTTCATCAAAAACACACTCCTAA
- a CDS encoding carboxypeptidase-like regulatory domain-containing protein, whose protein sequence is MIQKHKKNTQKFMVSAFFIMLLGMVAGTQDASAFFQDNTQQEIEYTLYKGEVQDSKSKKPLVFASLAIEESNISTITNAEGEFSLKIPNDMGDANVIVSFLGYSTKTIPLAQLDKEKSKIMMDISVTALPEVNIEVPKDAEALVRDVLKKKGENYFDDPTLMTAFYRETIKKRRKNVSLSEAVVNIYKTPYSSFKKDGVKLYKARKSTDYDKLDTVALKLQGGPFNALFVDIMKYPEYIFSQETLDHYIFKFDHSTRVNDKLVYVISFEQNSQVIDPLYKGKLYIDAENKILTSAIYSLNITDKDLAARLFVRRKPRNAQVWPTDVAYRVDYREKNGKWYYSYSNVLLEFKINWDKRLFNSIYSMTCEMAVTDWKKNMATEFPKAKDRIKTSIILSDEAIGFADPDFWGQYNIIEPEKSIESAIKKIQRQLRRANSDGGTSIP, encoded by the coding sequence ATGATACAAAAACACAAAAAGAACACTCAAAAATTCATGGTCTCGGCATTTTTTATAATGTTATTGGGCATGGTAGCAGGCACTCAAGATGCTTCTGCTTTCTTTCAAGATAATACACAGCAAGAAATAGAATACACGCTATATAAAGGCGAGGTTCAAGATTCAAAATCTAAGAAACCTTTAGTATTCGCTTCTCTGGCTATAGAAGAATCTAACATTAGTACAATTACAAATGCAGAAGGAGAATTTTCCCTAAAAATCCCTAATGATATGGGTGATGCAAATGTCATTGTGTCCTTTTTAGGCTACAGTACAAAGACTATCCCCTTAGCTCAACTCGATAAAGAGAAGAGCAAAATTATGATGGATATTTCGGTTACAGCGTTACCTGAGGTAAATATTGAAGTTCCTAAAGATGCCGAAGCTCTAGTACGTGATGTACTCAAAAAGAAAGGAGAAAATTATTTTGATGACCCTACCTTAATGACAGCATTTTATAGGGAAACCATTAAGAAACGCAGAAAAAATGTATCCCTTTCAGAGGCCGTGGTAAACATTTACAAAACACCCTATAGTTCTTTCAAAAAAGACGGTGTAAAATTATACAAGGCCAGAAAAAGCACGGATTATGATAAGTTGGATACTGTAGCACTAAAACTACAGGGAGGACCTTTCAATGCGCTTTTTGTGGATATCATGAAGTATCCCGAATACATTTTCTCACAAGAAACTCTGGATCATTATATCTTTAAATTTGATCATTCTACACGAGTTAATGACAAATTAGTTTATGTCATTAGTTTTGAGCAAAATTCACAAGTTATAGATCCATTATACAAAGGAAAACTCTATATAGATGCCGAAAATAAAATTCTTACGAGTGCCATCTACAGTCTTAATATTACAGATAAAGATTTGGCAGCACGGCTATTTGTTAGAAGGAAACCTAGAAACGCCCAAGTATGGCCAACCGATGTAGCCTACCGAGTAGATTACCGCGAAAAAAATGGGAAATGGTATTACTCTTATAGCAATGTTCTCCTAGAGTTTAAGATAAATTGGGATAAACGACTATTCAATTCTATTTATAGTATGACCTGTGAAATGGCTGTCACCGACTGGAAGAAAAACATGGCCACCGAGTTTCCAAAAGCAAAGGATAGAATTAAAACCTCTATTATTCTAAGTGATGAAGCTATCGGATTTGCCGACCCTGATTTTTGGGGCCAATACAATATTATTGAACCAGAGAAGTCTATTGAATCCGCTATAAAGAAAATTCAACGTCAACTGCGAAGGGCAAATTCTGATGGGGGAACTTCTATTCCTTAG
- a CDS encoding serine hydrolase, which produces MLKKVALIITTLLLSISCAPQKQEKISAPLDAILTSDVPKIKKVMDNLEQHEVQIRYTQIDRKDDQVYFTDFDFQVDSSNYFYPASTVKFPTAVVALTRLNQMDSLNLNTRFYVEGDSIETTFSEVISQIFAVSDNDANNRLIEFLGQDTINSVLKRKGVAPVRIWQRLGIDNDNTTTKPLIIYENDSTVRMLSKHISSYPKPLELKNILKGEGFYEEEDLMVEAFDFSMKNYYPIEAQDALLKRIMFPENFTPEERFHLSKEQREILLNAMHTVPRKVGYDKSEYYDGYCKFFMYGDTKSNIPDTIEIYNKVGFAYGTLTDCAYIKDTKNNVEFMVTATLLVNENGIFNDDTYEYEEVGIPFLAELGRQLYDFELNRK; this is translated from the coding sequence ATGTTAAAAAAAGTTGCTCTTATTATTACAACTCTATTACTTTCTATTTCTTGTGCACCTCAAAAACAAGAAAAAATAAGCGCCCCACTAGATGCTATACTGACATCTGACGTTCCAAAAATAAAAAAGGTGATGGACAATTTAGAGCAACATGAAGTTCAAATACGATACACCCAAATTGACAGAAAAGACGACCAAGTGTATTTTACCGATTTTGATTTTCAAGTAGATTCAAGCAACTACTTTTACCCTGCTAGCACGGTGAAATTTCCGACTGCCGTAGTAGCACTTACCCGTTTAAACCAAATGGATTCCTTGAACCTCAACACTCGCTTTTACGTTGAAGGAGATTCTATTGAAACTACTTTCTCCGAAGTTATTTCACAAATATTTGCGGTTAGTGATAATGATGCCAATAACAGATTAATTGAATTTTTAGGCCAGGACACCATCAATTCGGTTTTAAAAAGAAAAGGTGTTGCGCCCGTTAGGATATGGCAGCGACTAGGAATTGATAATGACAATACCACTACAAAACCTCTAATAATTTATGAGAACGATAGCACCGTGCGTATGTTATCAAAGCACATAAGTTCATACCCAAAACCATTAGAGCTTAAAAATATACTGAAAGGAGAAGGCTTTTATGAAGAAGAAGACCTAATGGTTGAAGCCTTCGATTTCAGCATGAAGAACTACTACCCTATTGAAGCTCAGGACGCTCTTTTAAAACGAATAATGTTCCCTGAAAATTTCACTCCTGAAGAGCGTTTTCACCTTAGCAAAGAACAACGCGAAATTTTATTGAATGCGATGCATACTGTTCCCAGAAAAGTAGGTTATGATAAAAGTGAATACTATGATGGTTACTGTAAATTCTTCATGTACGGAGACACAAAAAGTAATATCCCAGATACTATTGAAATCTATAACAAAGTAGGCTTCGCCTATGGCACGTTAACTGACTGTGCTTATATTAAAGACACAAAAAACAACGTAGAGTTTATGGTTACCGCTACTTTATTGGTCAATGAAAACGGTATTTTTAATGATGACACGTATGAATACGAAGAAGTAGGCATTCCGTTTTTAGCCGAATTGGGGAGGCAACTCTATGATTTTGAGTTAAACCGAAAATAG
- a CDS encoding S66 peptidase family protein — protein MTNRRKFIGAALSGTAATLLPNLGIANSNLNLENTLIKPKRLKKGDTIGLIAPGYAIKSSILEEAKKTLRSMGFKPYYTNRIIGNYGYLSNTDEERAKDLNEMFANPKIDGILCARGGYGCTRIMQMIDYENIKQNPKTFIGFSDITALLNGIHQETGLVTFHGPVGSTLNDPYSIRQLEKVVMFPKQQLEIQNVDLLKPEFTTNPEFERYTITPGTATGKIVGGSLTLINALIGTPHEIDFTNAIVCIEDVEEAPYRIDRMLTQLIEGKTFKKAAGILIGVCAGCNDSTNPDSFSLKEVILDRIKPLGIPAAYGMSFGHVENNFTFPIGTKASMNATTMKFQLLEKAVL, from the coding sequence ATGACCAACAGAAGAAAGTTTATAGGAGCAGCATTGAGCGGAACGGCTGCAACCTTGTTGCCAAATCTTGGCATAGCAAACAGCAACCTTAACTTAGAGAACACCTTGATTAAACCTAAACGGTTGAAAAAGGGAGACACTATTGGGCTAATCGCTCCTGGTTACGCCATTAAGTCCTCCATTTTGGAAGAAGCTAAAAAGACGCTAAGGTCAATGGGTTTCAAGCCTTATTATACCAATAGAATTATAGGTAACTACGGCTACTTAAGTAATACCGATGAAGAACGGGCCAAAGACCTAAATGAAATGTTTGCTAATCCAAAAATTGACGGTATTCTTTGTGCTCGTGGTGGATACGGTTGTACCCGAATTATGCAAATGATAGATTATGAGAACATCAAACAGAACCCTAAAACATTTATTGGCTTTAGTGATATTACTGCACTACTAAACGGTATTCATCAGGAAACTGGACTAGTAACCTTTCATGGACCAGTTGGTAGCACTTTAAATGACCCGTACAGCATCAGACAATTAGAAAAGGTAGTCATGTTCCCAAAACAACAATTAGAAATACAAAACGTTGATCTTCTAAAACCTGAATTTACCACCAACCCAGAATTTGAACGCTATACAATTACTCCGGGCACAGCTACTGGAAAAATTGTGGGAGGTAGCCTTACCCTGATCAATGCATTAATTGGCACGCCACATGAAATAGATTTCACAAATGCCATTGTTTGTATTGAAGATGTAGAAGAAGCACCATACCGTATAGACCGCATGCTTACCCAATTGATAGAAGGAAAAACTTTTAAAAAGGCCGCAGGCATTCTAATTGGTGTTTGTGCCGGCTGCAACGATTCTACCAACCCTGATTCCTTTTCGTTAAAAGAGGTGATTCTAGATAGAATTAAACCCTTAGGAATTCCTGCCGCTTACGGTATGAGTTTTGGGCATGTAGAGAACAACTTTACATTTCCTATTGGTACTAAAGCTTCTATGAATGCCACTACAATGAAATTTCAACTTCTGGAGAAAGCAGTTTTATAA